One window of Stenotrophomonas indicatrix genomic DNA carries:
- a CDS encoding GlxA family transcriptional regulator produces MINRHAAEPAHRPIEVVVVAPQGVSAFHLSVPLMIFDISPDDRRLFNVRIAAEQPLVTLTGGQVGVSPSGGLGLLDDAEVVVVPGWADLDIAPSCELAARLVASHRRGAHVVGLCYGAYALAYAGLLDGRRASTHWVAEADFSARFPCVKLDMNALYVDEDRIVTSAGTGAALDCCMYLVRKLCGAREANSVARLMVLPPHREGGQSQYIDQPVPSSPHDALLSGLLDHMRGNLQEDHSLDELASRVAMSRRSFTRRFHKATGMTAGAWLEAERLRHAKELLESTTLSIEQVAEQSGYRTSVSFRQSFNRTFHTSPRNWRRTFSVDG; encoded by the coding sequence ATGATCAACCGCCACGCGGCAGAACCCGCTCATCGCCCCATTGAGGTGGTGGTCGTCGCGCCACAGGGGGTCAGCGCCTTCCATCTGTCTGTGCCGCTGATGATCTTCGACATCAGCCCGGATGATCGCCGCCTGTTCAACGTCCGCATTGCTGCAGAGCAGCCCCTGGTGACCCTGACGGGGGGCCAGGTAGGCGTCAGCCCCAGCGGTGGGCTGGGTCTGCTGGACGACGCAGAAGTGGTCGTTGTTCCGGGTTGGGCTGACCTGGACATCGCGCCGAGCTGTGAACTGGCGGCCAGGCTCGTCGCATCGCACCGCCGGGGCGCGCATGTGGTCGGGCTCTGCTACGGCGCCTATGCGCTGGCCTATGCCGGGCTGCTTGATGGCCGTCGCGCGTCGACCCATTGGGTGGCCGAAGCCGATTTCAGCGCACGGTTCCCCTGCGTGAAGCTGGACATGAACGCGCTTTACGTCGACGAGGACCGCATCGTGACGTCAGCAGGTACGGGTGCGGCGCTGGATTGCTGCATGTATCTGGTAAGGAAGCTCTGCGGAGCCCGGGAGGCCAATTCGGTCGCCCGCCTGATGGTTCTGCCGCCCCACCGCGAGGGAGGCCAGTCCCAGTACATCGACCAGCCGGTACCCAGCTCGCCGCACGATGCCTTGTTGAGCGGGTTGCTCGACCATATGCGCGGGAACCTGCAGGAGGACCACTCGCTCGATGAACTGGCGAGCCGTGTGGCGATGAGCCGACGATCGTTCACCCGCCGGTTCCACAAGGCTACCGGCATGACGGCGGGGGCCTGGTTGGAGGCTGAGCGATTGAGGCACGCCAAGGAACTGCTCGAGTCCACCACCCTGTCGATCGAGCAGGTGGCCGAGCAATCCGGCTACCGGACGTCGGTCTCGTTCCGGCAGAGCTTCAACCGGACGTTCCATACGAGCCCGCGCAACTGGAGACGGACCTTTTCTGTGGATGGCTGA
- a CDS encoding RNA polymerase sigma factor, translated as MAEQARRRLARMFEDHAPLLRGFFVRRGARQDAEDLVQETYLRLLRAHEGNGEPIANPEAYLFTVAQNLAREQAARRRWSTLPIEEIEGLGQSLASGECVEDAAEREQRSQRLQTLLATLPEHTRAVLVMQYRDGLSYKQIAERMGVSPHMVKKHVVRGLSVCRRAMAEPAGRP; from the coding sequence GTGGCCGAGCAGGCAAGACGGCGCCTGGCGCGCATGTTCGAGGACCACGCGCCGCTGCTGCGCGGCTTCTTCGTGCGGCGTGGCGCCCGGCAGGATGCCGAGGACCTGGTGCAGGAAACCTATCTGCGCCTGCTGCGTGCGCATGAAGGCAACGGCGAGCCTATCGCCAATCCGGAAGCGTACCTGTTCACCGTCGCGCAGAACCTGGCGCGCGAGCAGGCTGCGCGGCGGAGATGGTCGACCTTGCCTATCGAAGAGATCGAAGGCCTGGGCCAGAGCCTGGCCAGTGGGGAATGCGTGGAAGACGCCGCCGAACGCGAGCAGCGCAGCCAGCGCCTGCAGACATTGCTGGCAACCTTGCCCGAGCATACGCGCGCGGTGCTGGTCATGCAGTATCGGGACGGGTTGAGCTACAAGCAGATCGCCGAGCGCATGGGTGTGTCTCCGCACATGGTGAAGAAGCACGTGGTACGCGGGCTGTCGGTGTGCCGCCGGGCGATGGCCGAACCGGCAGGGAGGCCTTGA
- a CDS encoding TonB-dependent receptor, translating to MRRTLFLSIALALQVTAAAAHAAEPARVASQAIASQPLDMALNALSRQTGLQFVYNAQSAGNPRTPGVPAGLSADAALNGLLAGTGLRYRYLNATTVTIEAQATAAPAQTSAQAATGTALVAGTASPHGSVGAPVAEAANLETIQVTGSYSRSLEQAVDIKRATVGFSDSIVATDVADFPEQNLAEALQRVPGVTIERSKGLGTKVNVRGLPSEYTHVSINDLATASGSGGRDVEFDMFASEIIQQVTVQKSPTAADEEGGIAGSVKISTARPFDYNERKLVVSAEGAHNSISEEVDPRFAFLAADTWGDWGALVSYSQSKRTNRTDSTSGINFRPSSRFLTASGTRGTQAQAVLRRDAGVNITNRNDADQTNRVVFQDKVGDRVYLNEQDKWGATGSLQYRPSSNFSLTFDAMVGGYDSTEDEYDAAAYSASSRSTFGTIHAYDDTTLSDYGMVVLRDVSYTATQHEMLSKERINKTDYSQYSLAMDWKNDSWRVDALVGYSGAEKTSDFSNLKHVAYAPSRTRWTGSSGETIPTAAAGSFDMYNDPGRYLFEAYETTLEKVKDDKYAAQVNVTRLLDMAFLPALHTVSFGARYTDRSKQRQYGELKITGPTAGSAAWVNTRTMADSPLEDIGDIVPGGSYSNKELNWQQISNDYARSAFRYDGFHTPFDPGQYYQVDEKVMSFYAMADFAFDIGNVPFTVNAGARYVDTKVDSFGYHPIQLANGSTGYTDTPVSKDGRYDDLLPSFNMTAELSPGLLLRAAASKVMMRPALTDIAYKRTASWSSYRFTDGNPELKPTYAKQWEIGMEKYLDNGALFAASYFRKNIDGVVINSLTGSVEDVAVYNANGSLNGIYDFDVYQPVNAKGAYEVDGIELVAQLPLNMFAPWLEGFGINANYTMLDSSLAGESDLGIRTPMPGLSEKTWNLTAYYENQHFDARVSYNHKDKYVESIGYNLYPIWRDAYGQMDVSIGYRITDNIKISLKGINLTNERTSGYTMDPSFPTMDETSGRRISLGLRADF from the coding sequence ATGCGCCGCACACTGTTCCTTTCCATCGCTCTGGCACTGCAGGTCACCGCCGCCGCTGCCCACGCCGCAGAACCGGCCCGCGTGGCCAGCCAGGCCATCGCCTCGCAGCCGCTGGACATGGCGCTCAACGCCTTGTCGCGCCAGACCGGCCTGCAGTTCGTCTACAACGCCCAGAGTGCAGGCAACCCGCGCACGCCGGGCGTGCCTGCCGGGCTCAGTGCAGATGCGGCGCTCAACGGCCTGCTGGCTGGCACCGGGCTGCGCTACCGCTACCTCAACGCCACCACCGTCACCATCGAAGCGCAGGCCACGGCCGCACCGGCGCAGACGTCCGCACAGGCCGCCACGGGTACGGCGCTGGTGGCGGGCACCGCTTCGCCCCACGGCAGCGTGGGTGCCCCCGTTGCCGAAGCCGCCAACCTGGAAACCATCCAGGTGACCGGCAGCTACAGCCGCAGCCTGGAACAGGCCGTGGACATCAAGCGCGCCACCGTCGGTTTTTCCGACTCGATCGTGGCCACCGACGTGGCCGACTTTCCCGAACAGAACCTCGCCGAAGCCCTGCAGCGCGTGCCGGGCGTCACCATCGAGCGCAGCAAGGGCCTGGGCACCAAGGTCAACGTGCGTGGCCTGCCTTCGGAATACACCCACGTTTCCATCAACGACCTGGCGACCGCTTCGGGCAGTGGTGGGCGCGATGTGGAATTTGACATGTTCGCCTCGGAGATCATCCAGCAGGTGACCGTGCAGAAATCGCCTACCGCTGCCGATGAAGAGGGTGGTATTGCCGGTTCGGTGAAGATTTCCACCGCACGCCCGTTCGACTACAACGAACGCAAGCTGGTGGTCTCTGCCGAGGGCGCGCACAACAGCATTTCCGAAGAAGTGGACCCGCGCTTTGCCTTCCTCGCTGCCGATACCTGGGGCGACTGGGGCGCGCTGGTGTCCTACTCGCAGTCCAAGCGTACCAACCGCACCGACTCCACCTCGGGCATCAACTTCCGCCCGTCCTCGCGCTTTCTTACCGCCTCTGGCACCCGTGGTACCCAGGCGCAGGCCGTGCTGCGACGCGATGCAGGCGTGAACATCACCAACCGCAATGATGCCGACCAGACCAACCGCGTGGTGTTCCAGGACAAGGTGGGTGATCGCGTCTACCTCAACGAACAGGACAAGTGGGGCGCGACCGGTTCGCTGCAGTACAGGCCGAGCAGCAACTTCAGCCTGACCTTCGACGCGATGGTGGGTGGCTACGACAGCACCGAGGACGAGTACGATGCGGCGGCCTATTCGGCCTCCAGCCGCAGTACCTTCGGCACCATCCACGCGTACGACGACACCACGCTGTCCGACTACGGCATGGTGGTGCTGCGCGATGTGTCCTACACCGCGACCCAGCACGAGATGCTGAGCAAGGAACGGATCAACAAGACCGACTACAGCCAGTACAGCCTGGCGATGGACTGGAAGAACGACAGCTGGCGGGTGGACGCACTGGTGGGGTATTCAGGGGCGGAGAAGACCTCGGACTTCTCCAACCTGAAGCATGTGGCCTATGCGCCCTCGCGCACGCGCTGGACCGGCAGCAGCGGTGAAACGATACCCACCGCCGCAGCCGGCAGCTTCGACATGTACAACGACCCGGGCCGGTACCTGTTCGAAGCGTACGAGACCACCCTGGAGAAGGTGAAGGATGACAAGTACGCCGCCCAGGTCAATGTCACCCGCCTGTTGGACATGGCCTTCCTGCCGGCGTTGCATACGGTCAGCTTCGGCGCGCGCTATACCGATCGTTCCAAGCAACGACAGTACGGCGAGCTGAAGATCACCGGGCCGACTGCTGGCAGCGCGGCCTGGGTCAATACACGCACGATGGCCGACAGCCCGCTGGAAGACATCGGCGACATCGTTCCGGGCGGCAGCTACTCCAACAAGGAGCTGAACTGGCAGCAGATCTCCAACGACTACGCTCGCAGCGCCTTCCGTTACGACGGCTTCCATACCCCCTTCGACCCGGGCCAGTACTACCAGGTCGACGAGAAGGTGATGAGCTTCTACGCCATGGCCGACTTCGCCTTCGACATCGGCAACGTGCCGTTTACCGTCAACGCCGGCGCGCGCTATGTGGATACGAAGGTCGACTCGTTCGGCTATCACCCCATCCAGCTTGCCAACGGCAGCACCGGCTATACCGACACCCCGGTGTCGAAGGACGGCCGTTACGACGATCTGCTGCCCAGCTTCAACATGACCGCCGAACTTTCGCCGGGGCTGCTTCTGCGTGCGGCCGCGTCCAAGGTGATGATGCGCCCGGCACTGACAGACATCGCCTACAAGCGTACCGCCAGCTGGAGCTCCTACCGCTTCACCGACGGCAACCCGGAGCTGAAGCCGACCTACGCCAAACAGTGGGAAATCGGCATGGAGAAGTACCTGGACAACGGCGCGCTGTTCGCCGCCAGCTACTTCCGCAAGAACATCGACGGCGTGGTGATCAATTCGCTGACCGGTTCAGTCGAGGACGTAGCGGTGTACAACGCCAACGGTAGCCTCAACGGCATCTACGACTTCGACGTGTACCAACCGGTCAACGCCAAGGGCGCCTACGAGGTCGACGGCATCGAACTGGTGGCGCAGTTGCCACTGAACATGTTCGCGCCCTGGCTGGAGGGCTTTGGCATCAATGCCAACTACACCATGCTGGACAGCTCACTGGCCGGTGAGTCCGATCTGGGCATCCGCACGCCGATGCCCGGTCTGTCGGAGAAGACCTGGAACCTCACCGCGTATTACGAGAACCAGCACTTCGACGCCCGCGTGTCCTACAACCACAAGGACAAGTACGTCGAATCGATCGGCTACAACCTGTATCCGATCTGGCGCGATGCCTATGGCCAGATGGATGTGTCGATCGGCTACCGCATCACCGACAACATCAAGATCAGCCTGAAGGGCATCAACCTCACCAACGAGCGGACCAGCGGCTACACCATGGATCCATCCTTCCCGACCATGGACGAGACCTCGGGTCGCCGCATCAGTCTGGGCCTGCGCGCGGACTTCTGA
- a CDS encoding FecR domain-containing protein codes for MAVEHPSALTHAAAHWHALQRDGDLSPSQQRAFMQWLLVSPEHLREYMVISEVAGALGEALRTMPVDVDTLLQTPAPAGNDHNVVRLSPRPAAAPTARTARPVRGLPRIAVAAAVMLGVGVFATLAWPRTGHYVAAHGAPRQITLVDSTVVHLDAESEMSVRMSLLGRRVELERGQASFVVGKDRRPFAVHAAGLQVTDIGTTFDVSLLREQARIGVSEGRVHVRGDGGRGRMLADLGAGQAAQVDYRDQQVRISQEDAASMTAWWSGRVVFRDEPLRDVADRFNRRNTLRLHVSDDAGALRLTGNLRADDVASLRAFLDQQPTLVTQRSADGIHVQRRAAPPL; via the coding sequence ATGGCCGTTGAACATCCGTCGGCGCTGACCCATGCCGCCGCACACTGGCACGCCCTGCAGCGCGACGGCGACCTGAGCCCGTCGCAACAGCGCGCCTTCATGCAGTGGCTGCTGGTCTCACCCGAACACCTGCGCGAGTACATGGTCATCAGCGAGGTAGCCGGTGCGCTGGGAGAAGCGCTGCGCACCATGCCCGTCGACGTGGATACACTGCTGCAGACCCCCGCGCCTGCAGGCAATGACCATAACGTAGTCCGTCTTTCACCGCGTCCGGCCGCGGCGCCGACAGCGCGGACGGCCCGCCCGGTGCGAGGCCTGCCACGCATCGCGGTCGCGGCGGCGGTGATGCTGGGCGTGGGCGTTTTCGCTACATTGGCCTGGCCCCGCACCGGGCACTACGTGGCCGCGCATGGCGCACCGCGACAGATCACCCTGGTGGACAGCACCGTGGTGCACCTGGACGCGGAAAGCGAGATGTCGGTACGCATGTCCCTGCTGGGGCGGCGCGTCGAACTTGAACGCGGCCAGGCCAGTTTCGTGGTCGGCAAGGACCGTCGACCCTTCGCGGTGCACGCGGCCGGCCTGCAGGTCACCGACATCGGCACCACGTTCGATGTTTCGCTGCTGCGCGAGCAGGCGCGCATCGGCGTCAGCGAAGGGCGTGTGCACGTGCGAGGCGATGGCGGGCGCGGCCGCATGCTGGCCGATCTGGGCGCAGGGCAGGCGGCGCAGGTCGACTACCGGGACCAGCAGGTGCGGATCAGCCAGGAGGACGCCGCCAGCATGACCGCCTGGTGGAGCGGCCGTGTGGTGTTCCGCGACGAACCGCTGCGCGACGTGGCCGATCGCTTCAACCGGCGCAATACCCTGCGCCTGCACGTGAGCGACGACGCCGGCGCGCTGCGTCTGACCGGCAACCTGCGTGCGGATGACGTGGCATCGCTGCGCGCGTTCCTTGACCAGCAGCCGACGCTGGTCACCCAGCGCAGCGCCGACGGTATCCACGTGCAACGGCGTGCCGCGCCTCCGCTGTAA